Below is a genomic region from Spongiibacter nanhainus.
TGGTCGAGGAGGTGGTGGCCACTGGCGCGGCCAAGGAAACCGCGCTGGAAATGGCCAAGCAAGTTGCCGCCCAGAGCCCCGTTGCGGTGACTTACTGTAAAGAATTGATTCATCAAGCCCGGCAAGAGACCATTCCCAAAGGCCTGTTGCTGGAGCGGGAGCGCTTTGTTCAGCTCTTCGACACGGCTGACCAGAAGGAGGGTGTTAACGCCTTCCTGGACAAACGCAACCCGGAATGGAAAAACGCCTGATGACTGAAGAAGTCCTGTTTGAAGAGCGCGAAACCGCCAGCGGCTTAAAGTTGGGGATTGTCACGCTCAATGTCGAGAAAACTCTCAACTCGCTAACCCTCAACATGGTGGAGCAAATGCTCACCACCCTGTCGGATTGGCGGCAGCGCAGCGAGATCGCCTGCGTCTTTATCCGCGGCGCCGGTGACAAAGCCTTCTGCGCCGGCGGCGATGTGCAGGCCCTATACCGCTCGGCGGTAGAGCAGCCCGGCGGCCCCTGTGAGTACGCCGAACGTTTCTTTGAGGTGGAGTACCGGGTCGACTACCTGATCCACCAAATGGGCAAGCCGGTTATCGTGTGGGGTCACGGCATTGTGATGGGTGGCGGCATGGGTATTTTTGCCGGCGGCAGCTATCGGGTGGTGACGGAAAAATCCCGCCTGGCGATGCCGGAAATTACCATCGGTCTGTATCCGGATGTGGGCGGCAGCTACTTTCTCAATCGCACCCCGGGCAGTACGGGCCTGTTCCTGGCGCTCACCGGCGTGCCCTTTAACGCGGCGGATGCCCTTTACCTGGGGATGGCCGAGGGCTTTATCCAACACGAGAAATTGGACTCAGTACTAGAGGCCTTGGTGGACACACCGTGGTCTACCGGCGTGGGGGACAACCACGAGCGGGTGCTGGAGTTGATGCGGGGATTTGCCGAGCAGAGCACCGGGGCCTTGCCGGAGGGCAATGTAGAGGCTCAAGCGGCCGCGATCGACGGTTTGTGTGATCAGACTGACGACACCGCCATGATTGAGGCCATCATCAATCTCGACAGCGACAACCCCTGGTTGCAAAAGGCGTCGGCCACCCTGGCCGCCGGTTCGATGCTCAGCGCCCGTCTGATACCTGCGCAGTTGCGGCGCTGTGCTGGCATGAATCTAAAGGACGTCTTCCAGCAGGAGCTGATTACCTCTACCAACACCGTCCGCCACCCGGAATTTGCCGAGGGCGTGCGGGCATTGTTGATCGATAAAGACCGCAATCCCCAGTGGCGCTACGCTGCGGCGGCGGACGTGCCCGCTGACGAAATCGACGCGCGGCTCACCGCGCCCTGGGACAGCAACCCGCTGGCGGATATCTAAGCTTGTGGCGCCCGCTCAGTGGCGCCCCTCACACAATACACATTGAAGGTGAACACTATGGCAACTGTGGCGTTTATTGGTCTGGGCAATATGGGTGGCCCGATGGCGGCCAATCTGGTGCGCGCCGGCCACGCGGTAACGGTTTTTGATCTGGTGGATGCCGCCATGGAGGCGGTGGTCAAGGAGGGTGCCAAGCGCGCCGATTCCGCACTGGCCGCTATCGATGGTGCCGATACCGTGATCACCATGCTGCCGGCGGGCAAACACGTCGCCGGTCTCTATCTGGGTGACGAGGGGCTGATTGCCAAAGCGGCGGATAACACCCTGTTTATGGACTGCAGCACCATCGACGCTGAGACCGCCCGCAAAGTGGGTGAGGCGGCGGCCGAGCGCGGCCTGGAAATGCTGGACGCGCCGGTATCCGGCGGCGTGAAGGCGGCGCAGGCCGGCACCCTGGCCTTTATGTGTGGTGGCAGTGCGGCGGCTTTTGAACGCGGTAAAAAAGTGTTGGAAGGCATGGGCAAAAATATCTTCCACGCCGGCGACCACGGTGCGGGGCAGATCGCCAAAATCTGTAACAACATGCTGCTGGCAGTGCATATGATCGGCACGGCTGAAGCCTTGCAGCTGGGTGCCAACAACGGCCTCGACCCCAAGGTGCTGTCGGAGATCATGCTCAACAGCTCCGGTAAAAACTGGTCGCTGGAGAACTACAATCCCTACCCTGGCGTGATGCCCGGCACCCCGGCCAGCAACGACTACCAGCCAGGCTTTATGGTGCAATTGATGCTCAAAGATTTGGGCTTGGCGATGGAAAACAGTCTGGCCACCCAAAGCTCGGTACCCATGGGTGCCTTGGCCCGCAGCCTGTATGCGTCCTTTGCCGGCAAGGGCAACGGTCCCCGGGATTTCTCATCTATTCTGGAACTGTTCCAGGATTGATTGACTTGCTCTCTTACCGGGAGTTGTCGTCAGAAGGGGCCGGTGGCCCCTTCTTTCGTTTGGGTGGAAGTTGAATCAGTGACTGGCTTTCTTTGTGCCGAGCGCTGTGGCAATTTGATGCTTTGATGCCCAGTCTGTGATCCGTTTGCACCATGAGCCCCTATAAAACCGCTGTTATCCTCATTGGCATGCCTGGCGTGGGCAAGTCTACGCTGGGGCGTCTGTTGTCGCAGCGGCTCATTATGCCTTTTGTGGATACCGATCGGCTGATCGAGGACGCGGCGGGTTGCTCCCTCCAAACCATCGTCGATCAGGCTGGCTTTGATGCTCTGGTCCGTTGGGAGGAGAGCGCCATTTTGACGCAGGATTTTACGGCTCAGGTGGTGGCCACTGGGGGCAGCGTTGTTTACAGTGATCGAGCGATGGAGCACCTCGGAGGCTTTGGCCCCAGGCTTTGGCTGCGGCTGGGACTCGACGCGTTGAGTCAGCGCTTGGATAATTTTGCTCAGCGCGGGATTGCCCGGCGGCAACAGGACGCAGATATTCAGGGGCTATTTGACGAGCGTTGCCCCCTGTACCAACAGTACGCTGACAGGGTGGTGGACCTCGATGGCTTAGATGAGGCGGCGGCTCTGGAGCGGATTCTCGCAGTACTACAACAATAGCAGGCAGCGCGTTGCACCAATATGGTGCGGCGGGGCGCGCCGAAGGCACTGGACAGGCTCATATGCCCTTTAAGAAGCACACACGGATCGAAATCAGTAAGGAAGACGTCAAGTTTTCCGCCGCCCACTTCACCATCTTTTCTGCTACTGAACGTGAACGTCTTCACGGCCACAATTTCAAAGTCAGCCTGTTGCTGACGGCGGATGTGGGCGACAACGGTATGTGCTTCAGCTATGTGGAGATCAAAAAGCGGCTGCGCGCTCTGTGCGAGACGCTGGACGAATACACGATCTTGCCCAATGCCTCGCCCTACATGACGTTGGAAGAGGTTGACGGCGAGGTGCTGGCTCATTTCAACGGCGAGACTTTGCGCTTTCTACGCGGCGATACCCTGATCCTCCCGCTGCGCAATACCACCGTTGAGGAGTTTGCCCGCTACCTGTTAGAAAAGCTGGTGGAAGATGCGCCCTTTGTGGAGGGTAACGAAATCAGCGAGCTGACCATGCAGGTCTCTTCAGGCCCCGGTCAGTCGGGCTCGGCGACCTGGGTAAGAGCCTAGCTGTTTGGTTCGGCAAAACATGCGGAGCAATGGAATCGATGAGTAAAGTCCTAATCATTACGGGCGGCAGCAAGGGCATTGGTCGCGCCACCGCCCAGCGTTTTAGTGAGGCGTACTATCGGGTGGTGAATCTGTCGCGCAAGCCAATAGACCTGGCGGGCGCACAGCAAATACCGGTGGATATGCTGGAGCAGGATTGGCTTGCCGGCTGCCAGAGCGCTTTGTTGGATGCCGTGGCTGACGCCGAACAGGTGGTGCTTGTCCACAACGCCGCGCGCCAGGATGGCGATACTGTGGCCGATCTGGAAGGCGACGCCTTTCGCGACGTCTTGCAGATTAATCTGGTGGCGCCCCAGGAGCTAAACCGATTGCTGATTCCCCACCTGCCGGAGGGCTCGGCTATTCTCTACGTGGGCTCGACCTTGGCCGAGAAAGCCGTCAGTGGTTGCGCCTCTTACATTGCCAGCAAGCACGGCCTGGTGGGGTTGATGCGCTCCACCGTGCAGGACCTCGCCGGCCGGGGCATCCACAGCGCCTGCGTGTGCCCGGGGTTTACCGACACTGAGATGCTAAGGGGCCATATCAATAATGATCCAGAGGTCATCGCAGCCATCACCGCCAACGTGTCCCATCAGCGACTGATCGATCCGGACGAAATTGCCCGCTGCCTGCAATTCTGCGCCGAAAATCCGGTCATTTCCGGCTCGGTGATTCACGCCAATTTGGGCCAGATAGAGCGCTAATCCACATTATCCATTGTGCTGATAAGTATTTTCCTCCCGCGCCTTGTCAAAGTCTTCGGGCGCCCAGCGCAGATCTGTTGTTGCGGTAAGTAAAATCCAATATAGGAAGTTTGCGCCGCGATTCGCAGTATGGTTGTTAACGCACTATGGCGCGTGTCTTGCAGAACAGTCTGCGAGGCGTCAAGAATCCGCCACTGAGTGACTCTGCTGGCGCTTTTGATTTTGGCTTTGAATTTTGTACTTTAACGAAGTGAATAAGGAGCTCTACCGGCAGGGATGTGACGACCGATCGTTGGGTGGTAGTTCAAATTTATTACAGAATTGCTAACAATCTAACTGGATGGTCGGGGCGTATCGGAGTAGAGTGAAATGGCAGGCACTTAAACGCTGCATGTGAAGCATCACCGGATGCTGACACCTGCCAGTTCAAAGCGTCGCAGCACAGAAGGAGATTGCAGAAATGGGCTTACTTGAGAATGTCCGTGAGCAATATCTGAAGGCAAAAGATGAAGAGATGTCCTTAATGGACTATCTCGAACTTTGCCGGAATGACCCCCTCGCTTACGCGACTCCCGCCGAACGCATGCTCGCAGCTATCGGCGAACCCGAGTTAATTGATACCCGTACCGACCCACGTTTATCCCGGATTTTTTCCAACCGCTTGATACCTCGCTATCCGGCCTTTGCCGAGTTCTATGGGATGGAAGACGTCATCTCACAGATCGTGGCATTCTTTAAACATGCCGCCCAAGGGCTCGAGGAAAAGAAACAGGTTCTCTATCTGCTGGGCCCGGTGGGGGGCGGTAAATCCTCCATCGCCGAGCGATTGAAAAAACTAATGGAAGAGTACCCGATCTATGCTTTGAAGGACTCGCCCATCAACGAATCGCCGCTGGGATTATTCGACCCCGAGCGGGACGGTCGACAGCTTGAAGAGGAATACGGCATCCCCCGCCGCTACCTGACCGGCATTGCCTCGCCCTGGGCCATCAAGCGCTTGGAAGAATATGAAGGTGACCTGACTCGCTTTAAAGTGGTCCGGGTGCAGCCCTCGGTACTCAAGCAGGTCGCGGTGACCAAGACCGAGCCAGGCGATGAGAACAACCAGGATATATCGACTCTGGTGGGCAAGGTGGACATCCGCAAACTGGAGTCCTACGCCCAGGACGATCCCGATGCCTATTCCTACTCCGGTGGCCTGTGTCTGGCCAACCAGGGGATGTTGGAATTTGTGGAGATGTTCAAGGCGCCCATCAAAATGTTGCACCCCCTGCTGACCGCGACTCAGGAGGGTAACTACAAGGGCACCGAGGGCTTCTCGGCAATTCCTTTTCAGGGTGTGATTCTCGCCCACTCCAACGAGTCGGAGTGGCAGGCCTTCAGGAATAACAAGCACAATGAGGCGTTCCTTGACCGGGTGTATATCGTCAAGGTGCCCTACTGCTTGCAGGTTTCTGAAGAGGTTAAAATTTACGAGAAACTATTGCGCAACAGCTCGCTGGCCGACGCGCCCTGTGCGCCGGGTACACTGGAGATGTTGGCGCAATTCTCGGTATTGTCACGGCTCAAGGAGCCGGAGAATTCCAGCATTTATTCCAAGATGCGGGTCTACGATGGCGAGTCCTTGAAAGATACCGATCCCGCGGCCAAGTCTTACCAGGAGTACCGCGACTACGCCGGCATCGACGAGGGCATGGACGGCATGTCCACGCGCTTTGCCTTTAAAGTATTGTCCGCGGTCTTCAATTACGACAACTCGGAAATTGCCGCCAACCCAGTGCACCTGATGTATGTGCTGGAACAGCGCATTATGCGGGAGCAGTTGCCGGAGGAAGAGCAGCGCCGTTACCTCGAGTTCATCAAGGGCTGGCTGGCGGTGCGCTACGCCGAGTTTGTCGGCAAGGAAATTCAGACTGCCTACCTGGAGTCCTACTCCGAGTACGGTCAGAATATTTTCGACCGCTACGTCACGTTTGCCGACTACTGGATTCAGGACGAGGACTATCGCGATCCCGAAACCGGGGCGATTTTCGACCGCGCCATGCTCAACGGCGAACTGGAGAAAATCGAGAAGCCAGCGGGGATTGCCAACCCCAAAGACTTCCGCAACGAGATCGTCAACTTCGTGCTGCGGGCCCGGGCTCAAAACGAGGGCCGCAATCCCGCCTGGACCAGCTACGAGAAGTTGCGCGAAGTGATCGAGAAGAAAATGTTCTCCAGCACCGAAGAGTTGTTGCCGGTCATTTCCTTCAACGCCAAAGCCTCGGCGGAAGATCGCCAAAAACACGAAAACTTTGTTACTCGCATGGTGGAAAAAGGTTATACCCCCAAACAGGTACGGCTGCTTTCCGAGTGGTACCTGCGAGTTCGCAAAGCGGGGTAGTACCGATGCGGGCCGCTCACCCGGCCCGCCTTTTCGTGAACGCTTTGACATACACAGACTGAAAAGGGGCGAAGCATGTCGATTATTATCGATCGCCGCCTGAATGATCGAAACAAGAACGCTACCAACCGCCAACGATTTATCAGGCGCTACAAACAGCAACTTAAGCGCGCGGTATCCGATATGGTGGCCGAGCGTTCCATCACCGATATGGCCCGTGGGGGCGAAGTGGGGATTCCGGTTAAGGATATCTCCGAGCCCAAGTTTCGCATTGGCCAGGGTGGTGATCGGGAGATGGTTCACCCCGGCAACCACAGCTTTTCGCCGGGTGATTTAATTGCCAAACCTCCCGCTGGCGGCGGGGGTGGCAGTGGCGACGGCGGCGGTGGTGACGGTGGCGACGGCCAGGATAACTTCATGTTTACCCTGTCCAAAGATGAGTTTATGAACCTCTTCTTTGACGACTTGGAGCTGCCGAATCTCGAGCGCAATGTGCTGGGAGACGCCAAGCAGTTCACCATGCGCCGGGCCGGTTATACCCCCAGTGGCGTGCCCGCCAATCTGTCAGTGCGCCGCTCCCTGGAAAACGCCATGGCGCGGAAGATTGCCCTGGTGGCACCACTGAAGCGAGAACTTAAAGAGCTGGAAGAAAGTGGCGCTCCCCAGGAAGACATCGATGCGCTGAAAGCACGTATCGAGCGTATTCCTTTTCTCGATGAATACGACCTGCGTTTCCGCCATAAGGTAAAAGAACCCAAACCCATCAGCCGGGCAGTGATGTTCTGCTTGATGGATGTGTCGGCGTCCATGTCGGAGCAGAAAAAAGATCTGGCTAAGCGTTTCTTTACCTTGCTGTACTTGTTTTTAAGTCGCAAATACGAGCACGTTGACCTGATCTTTATTCGCCACACCTCAAACGCCGAGGAAGTCGACGAAGAAGCCTTTTTTCACGATCCCCAAACTGGCGGTACTGTGGTGATGTCGGCGCTGAATTTGATGCTGGAAATTATCAGCGACCGCTACTCCCCCGATGAGTGGAATATCTACGGCGCCCAAGTGTCCGACGGGGATGCCTTTGGCAGCGATCCCCAGCGCAGTGCGGCGCGATTGAGCAAGGATATTCTGCCGCTGTGCCGCTACTTCTCTTACGTGGAAGTGCCGGACAGCCCCAGCACGATTACCCCGCTGGGTGCCGCTTACAGTCAGATTAACGACATCAATTTTGCTATGCGCACGGTGATGCATCGCTCCGATGTGTACCCGGTGCTGCGCGATCTTTTCCACCGGGAGGTGGCATGACAGAAACCCGAGACCGGGTCTTGTCCCGGGGTGGCGATTGGGATTTTGATCTGCTTCGCACCTACGACAAGGAAATTGGCGCCATTGCCAAAGAGTATGGTCTGGATACGTATCCCAACCAGATCGAAGTGATTGCGTCGGAGCAGATGCTGGATGCCTACGCGTCGGTGGGCCTGCCTATCAGCTACACCCACTGGAGTTATGGCAAGGAGTTTATCCGCAACGAGGAGTCCTATCGTCGCGGCATGCGGGGGTTGGCCTACGAGCTGGTGATTAACTCTGATCCCTGTATCGCCTACCTGATGGAAGACAACAGCATGCCCATGCAGGCCCTGGTTATTGCCCATGCCTGTTACGGACATAACTCCTTCTTTAAGAACAATTACCTGTTCAAGCAGTGGACCAGTGCGGATGCCATCGTTGATTACATGGTGTTCGCCCGCAAATATATTTTTGAATGCGAGCAGAAGTACGGCGTCGACAAAGTCGAAGAGACTATCGATGCCTGTCACGCATTGATGGACCACGGTGTCGATCGCTACCACCGTCCCTCGCCACTATCGGCAGCGGAAGAGCGCCAGCGCCAATTTGAGCGCGCCGAGCACGCCAGAAAGCAGTACGACGAGATTTGGCGGACACTGCCCCGGGCTAGTGAAAAAGCCAGCGATGGCGCAGCTAAAGAGCAGGTACGTTTTCCCGAGGAGCCCCAGGAAAACCTGCTGTACTTTATCGAAAAGTTTTCACCCAAGCTGGAAACCTGGCAGCGGGAAATCGTGCGTATTGTGCGCAAACTGGCCCAGTATTTTTATCCCCAAATGCTGACCAAGGTCATGAACGAGGGCTGGGCGACCTTCTGGCACTACACCCTGCTTAACACCATGTACGACCGGGGTTTGGTCGACGACGGCTTTATGTTTGAAGTGCTGCAGTCCCATACCAATGTGGTGATGCAGCCGGGCTACGATCATCCTGCCTACAGCGGCATCAATCCCTACGCCCTGGGCTTTGCGATGATGAAGGATATCCGCCGCATCTGCGAAGAGCCGGATGACGAGGACCGGGCCTTTTTCCCCGATCTGGTCGACCGCGACTGGCGGGAAGTGCTGGACTTTGCTATGCGCAATTACAAGGACGAATCCTTTATCGCCCAGTACCTGTCGCCCAAATTGATTCGGGAGTTCCATCTGTTTGCCATCGCCGACCGCCACAAGGAAGACCACTTGAAGGTGGAGGCCATTCATAACGAAGACGGCTACAAGGATGTCCGGCGTATGCTGTCGCGGCAATACAACCGCGATATCCTGGTGCCGGATATTCAGATCTATCGCTATGACCACATGGGTGACCGCTCACTGGTGCTGCGCTACAACCGTTTGCGGGAGCGCCCCCTGACCGATGACGCCAAGGAAGTGCTCAAGCACCTTAGCCGCCTCTGGGGCTTTAAAGTGGTGATGGAGGTGTTTGACGAGCAGGAAGGGGTCGTTGACCGCATCGAAGTGCTGCCGGTGTCTTAAGCCGGCAGTCATTAATCCGCCCCAAAATCGGACCTAGCACAATGACCGTGGCCGGCTTCTAGCCGGCTTTTATTTGCCTGTAAAAACGCCTGGGCGCTTTTCCAGAAACGCGCTGACTGCCTCGTGGTGGTCGTCGCTGTGGTGGCACTGGGCCTGCACGTCGGCGCACAGGTCCAGGAAGTCACCCAGCTCCTGCCGCTGGGCTGTTTTCATCAGGCGTTTGGTTTGTCGCAGCGCGATAGGAGGTTTACTGGCGTAGGAGCGCGCCAGTTTGTCTGCCGCGGCGTCGAGTTCGTCGTCGGCGACTCTCTCTAAAAGCAGCCCCAATTGTTCCGCCTCTGCGGCGTCAAACACACGCCCCGACAACGTGAGTTCCGCCGCCCGTTGATAACCCACCAAGCGCTGCAAAAACCAGGCGCCGCCATCGCCGGGGATAATCCCCAGATTGATAAAGGTCTCACCAAAGCGCGCCGAGTCTGCGGCGATTCGGAAGTCACACATACAGCAAAGATCAAAGCCGGCGCCTACAGCGGGGCCGTTGATGGCGGCAATGGTGACCACTTCGGCATTAAACACCGCCCGGCTCATACGTTGAATGCCGGCGCGGTATTGGCGGCTGATTTCGCTGGTAGAGCCACCAAACATTCCTCCGCGATCGCGCATTTCCTTGATATTGCCACCGGCGCTAAAGGCCTTGCCCTCGGCGGCAATAATCAGGCAGCGGATATCGGTATTGTCGTTACACCACTGCACGGCCTGACAGATGTCTTCCACCAGGTGTGTGCCAGTGAGGGCATTGCGAACATCGTCGCGATTGAGTGACAGACGGGCGACGCCATCCTCGACAGAGAACAACGCATCTTTAAGTTGTAGTGTCATAGCAGGTCCTTTGAAAATTGGCTTGTGCCGAGCCTGTTGCGATGCGCAGCATGGTACCCCGATGGAGCCTCCAGTGCACCAAAGCCTGAAGGGATGCGTATATCTCCACACAGCAAGCTAAACTAGCGGTGGGAAACGCAACATGCCCGGTATTCGCCTAGCCGACTTGGCAAAAGAAGCGGTACGAGAAGTCCATATTCACGCCCACGAAGGGGGACTGTATACCCTGAGTGCGGAGGGCGAGTGGGGGTCGAGGAGTATCTACAGTGATGACGGCAAACCCCTCTGTAGTCGTCAGCTTATAGCGTTGAGAAAATTACTGACCAGCAAGGGGTGTATAGAGCAATACTTGCTTCACAAAAGCCCCTACGACGAGATGATGGGGCTGCCACCCTCCAGCGCGGAAGCCATGAAAATCAGACTGGAGCCGATTGAGGAAGAGTCGCTTTAAGCGACTCCCTGAAGTAAAAACTCGTGGCGGGTTCTGGCGTCAGTTTTAAAGCTGCCGCCCAAGGAGGTTGTCTGGGTGCGGGAATTGGTGTCCATAACACCGCGGCTCTTAACGCAGTAGTGGACAGCGTCAATCGTCACCGCCACGTCATCTGTTTCCAACAAGGTTTGCAGGGCAATAAGCACTTGCTGAGTGAGGCGCTCCTGAACCTGGGGGCGTTGTGCAAAGAAGCGCACTATCCGGTTAATCTTGGACAGTCCAATGACTTTGTCTTTGGGGATGTAGGCCACCGACGCTTCGCCATCAATGGTGACAAAGTGGTGTTCACAAGTGCTGGTCACACTCACACCCCGGACTTTGACCATTTCCTCGACACGCATTTTGTTGTCTATGT
It encodes:
- a CDS encoding SDR family NAD(P)-dependent oxidoreductase; its protein translation is MSKVLIITGGSKGIGRATAQRFSEAYYRVVNLSRKPIDLAGAQQIPVDMLEQDWLAGCQSALLDAVADAEQVVLVHNAARQDGDTVADLEGDAFRDVLQINLVAPQELNRLLIPHLPEGSAILYVGSTLAEKAVSGCASYIASKHGLVGLMRSTVQDLAGRGIHSACVCPGFTDTEMLRGHINNDPEVIAAITANVSHQRLIDPDEIARCLQFCAENPVISGSVIHANLGQIER
- a CDS encoding shikimate kinase produces the protein MSPYKTAVILIGMPGVGKSTLGRLLSQRLIMPFVDTDRLIEDAAGCSLQTIVDQAGFDALVRWEESAILTQDFTAQVVATGGSVVYSDRAMEHLGGFGPRLWLRLGLDALSQRLDNFAQRGIARRQQDADIQGLFDERCPLYQQYADRVVDLDGLDEAAALERILAVLQQ
- a CDS encoding YeaH/YhbH family protein produces the protein MSIIIDRRLNDRNKNATNRQRFIRRYKQQLKRAVSDMVAERSITDMARGGEVGIPVKDISEPKFRIGQGGDREMVHPGNHSFSPGDLIAKPPAGGGGGSGDGGGGDGGDGQDNFMFTLSKDEFMNLFFDDLELPNLERNVLGDAKQFTMRRAGYTPSGVPANLSVRRSLENAMARKIALVAPLKRELKELEESGAPQEDIDALKARIERIPFLDEYDLRFRHKVKEPKPISRAVMFCLMDVSASMSEQKKDLAKRFFTLLYLFLSRKYEHVDLIFIRHTSNAEEVDEEAFFHDPQTGGTVVMSALNLMLEIISDRYSPDEWNIYGAQVSDGDAFGSDPQRSAARLSKDILPLCRYFSYVEVPDSPSTITPLGAAYSQINDINFAMRTVMHRSDVYPVLRDLFHREVA
- a CDS encoding DUF6482 family protein, with the translated sequence MPGIRLADLAKEAVREVHIHAHEGGLYTLSAEGEWGSRSIYSDDGKPLCSRQLIALRKLLTSKGCIEQYLLHKSPYDEMMGLPPSSAEAMKIRLEPIEEESL
- a CDS encoding SpoVR family protein; the encoded protein is MTETRDRVLSRGGDWDFDLLRTYDKEIGAIAKEYGLDTYPNQIEVIASEQMLDAYASVGLPISYTHWSYGKEFIRNEESYRRGMRGLAYELVINSDPCIAYLMEDNSMPMQALVIAHACYGHNSFFKNNYLFKQWTSADAIVDYMVFARKYIFECEQKYGVDKVEETIDACHALMDHGVDRYHRPSPLSAAEERQRQFERAEHARKQYDEIWRTLPRASEKASDGAAKEQVRFPEEPQENLLYFIEKFSPKLETWQREIVRIVRKLAQYFYPQMLTKVMNEGWATFWHYTLLNTMYDRGLVDDGFMFEVLQSHTNVVMQPGYDHPAYSGINPYALGFAMMKDIRRICEEPDDEDRAFFPDLVDRDWREVLDFAMRNYKDESFIAQYLSPKLIREFHLFAIADRHKEDHLKVEAIHNEDGYKDVRRMLSRQYNRDILVPDIQIYRYDHMGDRSLVLRYNRLRERPLTDDAKEVLKHLSRLWGFKVVMEVFDEQEGVVDRIEVLPVS
- a CDS encoding PrkA family serine protein kinase encodes the protein MGLLENVREQYLKAKDEEMSLMDYLELCRNDPLAYATPAERMLAAIGEPELIDTRTDPRLSRIFSNRLIPRYPAFAEFYGMEDVISQIVAFFKHAAQGLEEKKQVLYLLGPVGGGKSSIAERLKKLMEEYPIYALKDSPINESPLGLFDPERDGRQLEEEYGIPRRYLTGIASPWAIKRLEEYEGDLTRFKVVRVQPSVLKQVAVTKTEPGDENNQDISTLVGKVDIRKLESYAQDDPDAYSYSGGLCLANQGMLEFVEMFKAPIKMLHPLLTATQEGNYKGTEGFSAIPFQGVILAHSNESEWQAFRNNKHNEAFLDRVYIVKVPYCLQVSEEVKIYEKLLRNSSLADAPCAPGTLEMLAQFSVLSRLKEPENSSIYSKMRVYDGESLKDTDPAAKSYQEYRDYAGIDEGMDGMSTRFAFKVLSAVFNYDNSEIAANPVHLMYVLEQRIMREQLPEEEQRRYLEFIKGWLAVRYAEFVGKEIQTAYLESYSEYGQNIFDRYVTFADYWIQDEDYRDPETGAIFDRAMLNGELEKIEKPAGIANPKDFRNEIVNFVLRARAQNEGRNPAWTSYEKLREVIEKKMFSSTEELLPVISFNAKASAEDRQKHENFVTRMVEKGYTPKQVRLLSEWYLRVRKAG
- a CDS encoding enoyl-CoA hydratase-related protein, giving the protein MTLQLKDALFSVEDGVARLSLNRDDVRNALTGTHLVEDICQAVQWCNDNTDIRCLIIAAEGKAFSAGGNIKEMRDRGGMFGGSTSEISRQYRAGIQRMSRAVFNAEVVTIAAINGPAVGAGFDLCCMCDFRIAADSARFGETFINLGIIPGDGGAWFLQRLVGYQRAAELTLSGRVFDAAEAEQLGLLLERVADDELDAAADKLARSYASKPPIALRQTKRLMKTAQRQELGDFLDLCADVQAQCHHSDDHHEAVSAFLEKRPGVFTGK
- a CDS encoding enoyl-CoA hydratase/isomerase family protein, which encodes MTEEVLFEERETASGLKLGIVTLNVEKTLNSLTLNMVEQMLTTLSDWRQRSEIACVFIRGAGDKAFCAGGDVQALYRSAVEQPGGPCEYAERFFEVEYRVDYLIHQMGKPVIVWGHGIVMGGGMGIFAGGSYRVVTEKSRLAMPEITIGLYPDVGGSYFLNRTPGSTGLFLALTGVPFNAADALYLGMAEGFIQHEKLDSVLEALVDTPWSTGVGDNHERVLELMRGFAEQSTGALPEGNVEAQAAAIDGLCDQTDDTAMIEAIINLDSDNPWLQKASATLAAGSMLSARLIPAQLRRCAGMNLKDVFQQELITSTNTVRHPEFAEGVRALLIDKDRNPQWRYAAAADVPADEIDARLTAPWDSNPLADI
- the mmsB gene encoding 3-hydroxyisobutyrate dehydrogenase; translation: MATVAFIGLGNMGGPMAANLVRAGHAVTVFDLVDAAMEAVVKEGAKRADSALAAIDGADTVITMLPAGKHVAGLYLGDEGLIAKAADNTLFMDCSTIDAETARKVGEAAAERGLEMLDAPVSGGVKAAQAGTLAFMCGGSAAAFERGKKVLEGMGKNIFHAGDHGAGQIAKICNNMLLAVHMIGTAEALQLGANNGLDPKVLSEIMLNSSGKNWSLENYNPYPGVMPGTPASNDYQPGFMVQLMLKDLGLAMENSLATQSSVPMGALARSLYASFAGKGNGPRDFSSILELFQD
- a CDS encoding 6-pyruvoyl trahydropterin synthase family protein; this encodes MPFKKHTRIEISKEDVKFSAAHFTIFSATERERLHGHNFKVSLLLTADVGDNGMCFSYVEIKKRLRALCETLDEYTILPNASPYMTLEEVDGEVLAHFNGETLRFLRGDTLILPLRNTTVEEFARYLLEKLVEDAPFVEGNEISELTMQVSSGPGQSGSATWVRA
- the folE gene encoding GTP cyclohydrolase I FolE, with translation MTTMISPEARAVHDALLAAGLETPMREASSTGELSAEQKKQRITDMMTGVVETLGLDLTDDSLCDTPSRIAKMYVDEIFCGLDYRNFPKITNIDNKMRVEEMVKVRGVSVTSTCEHHFVTIDGEASVAYIPKDKVIGLSKINRIVRFFAQRPQVQERLTQQVLIALQTLLETDDVAVTIDAVHYCVKSRGVMDTNSRTQTTSLGGSFKTDARTRHEFLLQGVA